A part of Mycolicibacterium sp. TUM20985 genomic DNA contains:
- a CDS encoding DUF6049 family protein, translated as MRRQPAWIAGSRVLAVVALVTLIVVPALVPRAAAGEPGERPFLQLHIETITPDAVTTTSEPIVTVAGTVTNVGDRPVRDIVVRLEHAPAVTSSTGLRTDLTGGVEQYQPVADFVTVAPELAQGQHVPFVLSYPVRSAELPSLRIDQPGIYPALVNVNGTPDYGAPARLDDARFLLPVLGVPADPAMQVDDSVSAVVPPDTSRPVRVTMLWPLADKPRLAAGVPGGTTPVRLTDDELATSLAAGGRLDTLLSAVDFAISPAVDPDGQTRGALCLAVDPDLLVTVNAMTAGYVVNDDPEGGLNSPTHPGTGQDAAVNWLGKLRTLAQRSCVTPTVYAQADLGALARVGDPGLSTTATTGAADIVDQILGVASTRGATIVGDGALTGPAVRLLSAQGPTVAIAAGESVAQDATAGDSSTVDLAPRRYDANVVAAPFDPAVGAALAGAGTLPVTPSYLDPSLGVPLAHDSPIARREDALAAVLWRALRPQVEPRTEILVPPLSWNLAPDEAQSILSTLASSIRSGLAVPRPLSSVLAESDAVAPSDVQPLPPDTLGNPRAFIDAGVTASVANGTGRLWGLTTALTVDPRTGLTGTQYTAPLREDMLRALSQSVPPNARNGLAAQRVGVVDDTVGDLLRAVTIVNPGGSYTLATERSPLPLALRNDLPVPIRVKLDVDAPPGMTVSDMGEIELPPGFLPLRVPIEVHFTQRVAVDVTLQTTDGLPLGEPVRLSVHSNAYGKVLFFITLSAGAVLVLLAGRRLWHRFRGQPDRADLDRPRRRGDGAARPDPLDVALAHSPDDP; from the coding sequence ATGAGGCGCCAACCGGCGTGGATCGCCGGGTCGCGCGTGTTGGCCGTCGTCGCGCTGGTGACGCTGATCGTCGTACCCGCCCTGGTTCCGCGTGCCGCTGCCGGGGAGCCGGGCGAACGGCCGTTCCTGCAACTGCACATCGAGACCATCACCCCCGACGCGGTGACCACCACCAGCGAGCCCATCGTCACCGTCGCCGGCACCGTCACCAACGTCGGCGACCGGCCGGTCCGCGACATCGTGGTGCGCCTGGAGCACGCGCCCGCCGTCACCTCGTCGACCGGGCTGCGCACCGACCTGACCGGTGGTGTCGAGCAGTATCAGCCCGTGGCCGACTTCGTCACCGTCGCACCGGAACTCGCGCAGGGACAGCACGTGCCGTTCGTGCTCTCCTATCCGGTGCGCTCTGCCGAACTCCCGTCGCTGCGCATCGATCAGCCGGGCATCTATCCCGCCCTCGTCAACGTCAACGGCACCCCCGACTACGGGGCGCCCGCCCGCCTCGACGACGCGCGGTTCCTGCTTCCCGTCCTCGGCGTTCCCGCCGACCCCGCCATGCAGGTCGACGACTCGGTGTCGGCCGTCGTGCCACCCGATACCTCGCGGCCCGTGCGGGTGACGATGCTGTGGCCGCTGGCGGACAAGCCGCGGCTCGCGGCGGGGGTGCCCGGCGGCACCACCCCGGTCCGGTTGACCGACGACGAACTGGCGACGTCACTCGCGGCAGGCGGACGTCTCGACACACTGCTGTCGGCCGTCGACTTCGCGATCAGTCCCGCGGTCGACCCCGACGGACAGACCCGCGGCGCACTGTGTCTGGCCGTCGACCCCGACCTCCTGGTCACCGTGAACGCCATGACGGCGGGCTACGTCGTCAACGACGACCCGGAGGGCGGGCTGAATTCCCCGACGCACCCCGGAACCGGCCAGGACGCGGCGGTGAACTGGCTCGGCAAGCTCAGGACGCTGGCCCAGCGCTCGTGCGTGACGCCGACGGTGTACGCGCAGGCCGACCTCGGCGCGCTGGCCAGGGTCGGCGACCCCGGCTTGTCGACGACCGCAACCACCGGTGCGGCCGACATCGTCGACCAGATCCTCGGCGTCGCCTCGACCCGCGGCGCCACGATCGTGGGGGACGGCGCCCTGACCGGACCCGCGGTGCGCCTGCTGTCCGCGCAGGGGCCGACGGTCGCGATCGCGGCAGGCGAGTCCGTGGCCCAGGATGCGACGGCGGGCGACTCCTCAACGGTCGACCTCGCGCCCCGTCGGTACGACGCCAACGTGGTCGCCGCTCCGTTCGACCCGGCGGTCGGCGCGGCGCTGGCCGGGGCGGGCACGCTACCCGTCACGCCGTCCTATCTAGATCCGTCGCTCGGGGTACCGCTCGCGCACGACTCGCCCATCGCGCGCCGCGAGGACGCCCTGGCCGCCGTGCTGTGGCGGGCGCTGCGGCCGCAGGTGGAGCCCCGCACCGAGATCCTGGTCCCGCCGTTGTCGTGGAATCTGGCACCCGACGAGGCGCAGTCGATTCTCTCCACGCTGGCGTCGTCGATCCGTTCCGGCCTGGCCGTGCCGCGTCCGCTCAGTTCCGTCCTCGCCGAGAGCGACGCCGTCGCGCCGTCCGACGTCCAGCCGCTCCCGCCGGACACCCTCGGCAATCCGCGCGCGTTCATCGACGCCGGCGTGACCGCCAGCGTCGCCAATGGCACCGGGCGGCTGTGGGGTCTGACGACCGCGTTGACCGTCGACCCGCGGACCGGCCTCACCGGCACGCAGTACACCGCTCCCCTGCGGGAGGACATGCTGCGGGCGCTGAGCCAGTCGGTGCCGCCGAATGCGCGTAACGGACTCGCTGCCCAGCGGGTGGGCGTGGTCGACGACACCGTCGGTGACCTTCTGCGCGCGGTCACGATCGTCAACCCCGGCGGCTCCTACACCCTGGCCACCGAACGCAGTCCACTTCCGCTGGCCCTGCGCAACGACCTTCCCGTGCCGATCCGCGTGAAGCTCGACGTCGACGCGCCGCCGGGCATGACGGTCAGCGACATGGGCGAGATCGAACTGCCCCCCGGCTTCCTGCCCCTGCGCGTGCCGATCGAGGTCCACTTCACGCAGCGCGTCGCCGTGGACGTCACCCTGCAGACCACTGACGGGCTGCCCCTCGGCGAGCCCGTGCGGCTGTCGGTGCACTCCA